A single region of the Fenollaria sporofastidiosus genome encodes:
- a CDS encoding ATP-binding cassette domain-containing protein → MKFKINILKKIKTSTIIELIFSLLYTMCIALIPYVQKELFNGIGNNTKDLLINLAFTYLALILGSAIFQFISQYNEWKRDKEFVKYTKDVIFKSIFGRPNYVFKEKSVGEYLTITNNNVEIIEDEYLSTYVDIIKSIVQLLIYTLSLVIFVDYRIAISIILASLISVIVPKITAKKLAKKRKFYQDSFGNYTDILNDFYLGHMGLDEASKSGIRKYHYQRLSDTEDQKLAFGKFKTFVNIVNGFVMDLVSLTAFIMVGYLLISGEITIGAGVATFAYIESFIYPIKYILNDVNAINSCKEIVREAKELGNEYLENEREDSCVLPEYNEISSLKLENLEYAINDFYLGPVNIEFKSGNKYLIIGESGSGKSTLLKTIVGQIDCDRGDIYINNESISNNMSEFASEKVFYITQNSHVFSVPFLEQVTHFNAYDEKDIYSYLNKLPETIVKRLINSSNCNELSGGEKQILNILTCALAKKDIILVDEGLSAIDVNTKKLVRDEIISNYNSKIYIEVSHDLGTDNIDYFDYIIRVKEGEVSNVYTKQEYILANNS, encoded by the coding sequence ATGAAATTTAAAATCAATATTTTGAAAAAAATAAAAACATCGACCATAATAGAACTTATTTTTTCTCTATTATATACTATGTGTATAGCGTTGATACCATATGTTCAAAAAGAATTGTTTAACGGTATAGGTAATAATACTAAAGATTTATTAATAAACTTGGCATTTACATACTTGGCATTAATATTAGGCAGCGCTATATTTCAATTTATATCACAATACAATGAATGGAAGAGGGATAAGGAATTCGTTAAGTATACGAAAGACGTTATTTTTAAGTCGATTTTCGGAAGACCTAACTATGTGTTTAAAGAAAAAAGCGTTGGTGAGTATTTAACTATAACAAATAATAATGTTGAAATCATAGAAGATGAATACTTGTCAACATATGTCGATATAATTAAATCTATAGTTCAACTACTTATATATACACTATCATTAGTTATTTTTGTCGACTATAGAATAGCCATCTCTATTATTTTAGCATCGCTAATAAGCGTAATAGTTCCTAAAATAACTGCTAAGAAATTAGCAAAAAAGAGAAAGTTTTATCAAGATAGTTTTGGTAATTATACGGACATTTTAAACGATTTCTACTTGGGTCATATGGGACTAGATGAAGCATCAAAAAGTGGAATAAGAAAATATCATTATCAAAGATTATCTGATACAGAAGATCAAAAATTAGCATTTGGCAAATTTAAAACTTTTGTTAATATCGTTAACGGCTTTGTTATGGATTTAGTCAGTCTTACAGCATTTATAATGGTAGGCTATTTGCTTATTAGTGGTGAAATTACCATAGGAGCAGGGGTTGCAACATTTGCTTATATTGAAAGCTTTATTTATCCTATTAAGTATATTTTAAATGATGTAAATGCAATAAATTCTTGTAAGGAAATTGTTAGAGAAGCAAAAGAACTAGGAAATGAATATTTAGAAAATGAAAGAGAAGATAGCTGCGTATTGCCTGAATATAATGAGATATCGTCTTTGAAATTAGAAAATTTAGAATATGCAATAAATGATTTTTATTTAGGCCCTGTAAATATTGAATTTAAATCAGGAAATAAATATCTGATCATAGGTGAAAGCGGCAGTGGCAAGTCAACACTACTAAAGACTATCGTTGGACAAATTGATTGCGATAGAGGGGACATATATATAAATAATGAAAGCATAAGTAATAATATGTCTGAATTTGCTTCAGAAAAAGTTTTTTATATTACTCAAAATTCTCATGTTTTTTCAGTACCTTTTCTTGAACAAGTTACACATTTTAATGCCTACGACGAAAAAGACATTTATTCTTATTTGAACAAATTACCTGAGACTATTGTTAAGAGATTAATAAATTCAAGCAATTGTAATGAACTAAGCGGTGGCGAAAAGCAAATACTTAATATTTTGACCTGTGCCTTGGCTAAAAAAGATATTATTTTAGTCGATGAAGGCTTGTCAGCTATTGATGTTAATACCAAAAAACTTGTTCGTGATGAAATTATCTCCAATTACAATAGTAAAATTTATATTGAAGTGTCACACGATCTTGGCACGGATAATATTGATTATTTTGATTATATAATTCGAGTAAAAGAAGGCGAAGTTTCAAATGTATATACCAAGCAAGAATATATCTTAGCAAACAATAGTTAA
- a CDS encoding GlsB/YeaQ/YmgE family stress response membrane protein: MYSIIVGALSGWIASLIMKVDKQMGWIKNILAGIIGGGIGKWIAKLAGFEAKGGMINDIIVGVVGAVVLIWLVNMFFGRRR, encoded by the coding sequence ATGTATTCAATTATAGTAGGAGCTTTATCAGGTTGGATAGCTTCATTAATTATGAAAGTGGATAAACAAATGGGTTGGATAAAAAATATTTTAGCTGGAATCATAGGCGGTGGAATTGGCAAATGGATTGCAAAACTTGCTGGCTTTGAAGCAAAGGGCGGCATGATTAACGACATTATCGTTGGCGTTGTCGGCGCAGTTGTGTTGATCTGGCTAGTTAATATGTTTTTTGGAAGAAGAAGATAA
- a CDS encoding ATP-binding cassette domain-containing protein → MNRILKKHSFKYLLTIILSILTSFLFSVFAIRLGKVIDVVVNKNSSLKDKILSCILIIFLWFVLSSIFNYVKSKYASDVIKDLKMHLYNSIGKKEISDYMSVSNEYYLNNLTKNIDFYNDNYLGPKCDIVSNIISAIVSVGTIFFINWKLGLSFVAVTLVTIILSQLPGVIMAKKTVKFSERNADNLKLINNNLSGFEQIKLLNLFDIFQNIFKKKDNDFENVRLEYMFASRFANTLGIFFSFFAQLACMSIGIWFVLQGNLTVGLLISSINLLNGVFSPVQEFAQNKNLMGTVKDIVKNFEDIMATDNEESLDIKLNDNVNSISVKNLSMNFKDKHIFDNYNVNFECNKKYAIVGESGRGKSTLVKLIMKYYSSDSYSGEVLINGTNINKIDTESLFNKIAYIQRNDFYVDGTIKDNIELYRNLNIQQNLYNQLKFTEEFLNKNIEDGSRNLVSTGEKQRIDILRFLVKDYDVLIFDEPTSNLDRETSKIIFDLIFKISGKIVIVITHTSNEETLNKFDEVIRL, encoded by the coding sequence GTGAATCGAATTTTAAAAAAACATAGCTTTAAATATTTATTAACAATAATATTAAGTATTTTAACATCATTTTTATTTTCTGTGTTTGCCATAAGACTCGGCAAAGTTATTGACGTAGTTGTTAATAAAAATAGCTCACTTAAAGATAAAATTTTATCTTGTATTCTTATTATTTTTTTATGGTTTGTTCTTTCTAGTATCTTTAATTATGTCAAAAGTAAATACGCATCTGATGTAATAAAAGATCTAAAAATGCATCTATACAACTCAATAGGAAAGAAGGAAATATCAGACTATATGAGTGTATCCAATGAGTATTATTTGAATAATCTAACTAAAAACATTGATTTTTATAATGATAACTACTTAGGACCAAAGTGCGATATAGTGTCAAACATTATAAGTGCAATTGTAAGCGTAGGAACTATATTTTTTATTAATTGGAAACTTGGTCTTTCTTTTGTGGCAGTTACTTTAGTAACAATTATTTTATCACAGCTACCTGGTGTAATTATGGCAAAGAAAACTGTTAAGTTTTCAGAAAGAAATGCAGATAATTTAAAACTTATAAATAACAATTTATCAGGATTTGAGCAAATAAAGCTACTTAATCTCTTTGATATTTTTCAAAATATCTTCAAGAAAAAAGATAATGATTTTGAAAATGTAAGACTAGAGTACATGTTTGCCTCTCGTTTCGCAAATACTTTGGGAATATTTTTCAGCTTCTTTGCTCAACTTGCATGTATGTCTATAGGTATCTGGTTTGTTTTACAAGGAAATTTAACAGTAGGTCTTTTAATCTCTTCAATAAACTTATTAAATGGAGTTTTTAGTCCAGTACAAGAATTTGCTCAAAACAAAAATCTAATGGGTACAGTTAAAGATATCGTTAAAAACTTTGAAGATATAATGGCTACAGACAATGAAGAAAGCCTTGACATAAAGCTAAACGATAATGTTAATAGCATATCAGTTAAAAACTTAAGTATGAATTTTAAAGATAAGCATATATTTGACAATTATAATGTTAATTTTGAATGTAATAAAAAGTATGCTATAGTTGGCGAATCTGGTAGAGGTAAGTCAACACTAGTAAAGCTAATAATGAAGTATTACTCATCCGATTCATACAGTGGTGAAGTTTTAATAAACGGAACAAACATTAATAAGATTGATACAGAAAGTCTATTTAATAAAATCGCTTATATACAAAGAAATGATTTCTATGTGGATGGAACTATAAAAGATAACATTGAACTGTATAGAAACTTAAATATTCAACAAAACTTATATAATCAACTAAAATTTACTGAAGAATTTTTAAATAAAAATATTGAAGATGGAAGCAGAAACTTAGTTTCAACTGGTGAAAAGCAAAGGATAGATATACTTAGATTTTTAGTAAAAGATTATGATGTTCTTATTTTTGATGAACCAACATCAAACTTAGATAGAGAAACAAGTAAAATAATTTTTGATTTAATATTTAAAATAAGTGGCAAGATAGTAATAGTGATAACTCATACAAGTAATGAGGAAACACTAAATAAATTTGACGAAGTTATTAGATTGTAA